TCTCCAAAATTGAAGAGACGCTCATCGTTGGCGACGAACGCCTGGAGCTGGGCACGAACCAGTATCCCGGCGCAGCGCATCCGCAGGGGTACCGTTTCCTTAAGCGTTTTCGGCTCGATCCATTTCCGGTATTCACCTACCGGGCCGGCGGAGTTGAGCTGGAAAAGTCCGTGTTCATGGCACAGGGTGAGAACACGGTCGTTGTCGAATACAGGCTGCTCTCGAAACCAAAACGCAAGGTGGATGTCTCCCTCGAGCTGCGCCCCCTGATTGCCTTTCGGGATTACCACAGCCTCACGCATGAAAACGCGGCGCTCAATCGTGACGTGCGCGAGGACGCCGCGGGCATGTGCAGCGTTGAGCCGTACAACGGTCTTCCGCGGCTCTACTTCGGACACGATGCCGACGCGCTCACGCGCAGTGGCGACTGGTATCGCAATTTTCAGTATGCGATCGAGCGCGAACGCGGTCTCGATTGTGCGGAAGACTTGTTCCAGCCCTTCGTCCTCACCTACAACCTGGGCTCACGCAAGTCGGTGGTGGTGATTGCTTCCACGGAGCCGCGCGCCGCCTCGACGTCAACACAGCTGCGCAAGAAGGAGACCGCCCGCCGCCGGGCGCTCAGCGCATCTTCGCCGGTGAAGGACGAACTCGTCGAACAGCTCCTTATCGCCGCCGATCAGTACATTGTGGCGCGGGGCGAGCACAGGAGCATCATCGCGGGGTATCCGTGGTTCGCGGACTGGGGACGCGACACGATGATTTCGCTGCCCGGCATCGCGCTGGCGACCGGGCGGTTCGATGTTGCACGAGACATCCTGCTGGAATTTGCGCGGCACGTGGACCAGGGAATGCTGCCCAACCGTTTTCCCGATGCCGGCGAAGCGCCCGAGTACAACACGGTGGACGCCACCCTCTGGTTTATTGAAGCTGCGCGCGCTTACGTCGCGTACACCGGCGATGCCGAGTTTGTCCGCAAGAACTTGTACGAGGTGTTCAGCGACATCATTGCCTGGCACGTGCGCGGCACCCGCTACGGCATCAAGGTGGACCCAAGCGGACTGCTCGCGGCCGGAGAACCCGGCGTGCAGCTCACGTGGATGGACGCGAAAGTCGGCGACTGGGTAGTTACGCCTAGGTACGGGAAGCCGGTCGAGATTCAAGCGCTTTGGTATAACGCGCTGCGCACGCTGGAAGAGTTCGCCGCGCGCTTCGGCGACCAAGCCGGCCAGCGCCGCTATGCCAACATGGCCACGGTTGCGCAGTGGAGCTTCAACCGCCTTTTCTGGAATGAAAAGAAGAACTGCCTCTACGATGTTGTGAACGGCGGCCCGCCGGATGCCTCGGTTCGTCCCAATCAGATATTCGCCGTGAGCCTGCATCATACGATGCTTCAACCCGACCGTGCTCGACGGGTCGTGGAGGTGGTCGAACGCGACCTGCTGACGCCGCTCGGCCTGCGGTCACTCTCGCCGGAAGATCCAAAGTACATCGGTCGCTACGAGGGCGACGCCCGTGCGCGTGACGGCGCCTATCACCAGGGCACGGTGTGGCCGTGGCTTATGGGGCCGTTCGTCAGTGCCTATGTCAAGGCGCATGGACGCAGCGCCGCGGCAGTCGCCCGCGCCGGCGACCTGTTGCAGCCGTTCCGTGAGCACCTGCGTGCCGCCGGTCTGGGCCAGGTGTCGGAAATTGCCGACGCCGATCCACCGCACACGCCACGTGGATGCTTTGCGCAGGCATGGAGCGTTGCCGAGCTGCTGCGCGCGGCCGTGGAAGACGTGTACGCAAAAACGACATCACCAGCGAAGGCTGCCGCATCCACCGCCACCGCCAGCCCGGCGCCAGCGAGCGCCGCGCGACGCTGAACAGGAACCCTGAACGTCAAGCGAGAAAGGAGGACCGCGATGAAGGTTGTCGAGACAGTAGAAATCGCTCCCACTTGTCACTAAGACGAAAAGCAGCGGTTAAGCCAGAGCCCGGTGATCCCAGCCGGGCTTTTTCTGTCTGGCGCTGTTGCCGCGCCTTTGACCAGTCCAGACACGTTTGGTAGCATCATTTCGCGGGGTGGAGCAGCCTGGTAGCTCGTTGGGCTCATAACCCAAAGGTCGGTGGTTCAAATCCACCCCCCGCAACCAACGTCTTCGTACACTTGCCGCTGATTGCGGTCCTCCCGCGAGGGAGGATAAGGGAGCATTAAGAGGCGGGGCCTTCCGCAAGGCTCCGTTTTCTGCTTTTGTGGGTAAAACCGGCCTCAAGGCCATGCGAACTACCTTGCTGTTGTTTCAAATCGATAAACCCGATACGATCCCGTCAACCTAGTGAGGTTGCAGGGCATCGGCGGGCGGCTCCGCCGGAGGTTCGCAGTATCCATATAATTCATGAGAAAGGAGTTTTTGAAAACAGTGAGGAGGATACTTTGTCTCGGAGGAGTCACGCTGGCAATGGCGCTTGTTGCGGCGGCTCAGGATGCTCCGAAAGCCGAGGTTTTCGGCGGCTATTCGTTCAGCCACTTCAAGTTCAGTCAGCCCGTCAATCAGGGTGGCGATTTCACCTTCAATGCAAACGGAGGAGTGGGAGAAGCGGCTTTCTATCCGACGAAACACTTCGGCCTGGTGGGTGAGTTCGGGGGCCACAAGATTTCCACCATAAAATTCGAAAACGGTGAGGCCTCGGTGAGCGGAACCGCGATCACGTATCTGTTCGGGCCGCGCGTTCGCTACGTGGCCAAGGGGGTCACTCCTTTCGCGCAGATCCTGTTCGGCGGCACGCACGTCGGGGATATCACCAGCAAGGACGTCAACCTTTGCGGCGGCCCGGGCGGTTGCACGGTCAACAACGACTCGTCCCACAACGCTTTCACGATGACGGCCGAGGGCGGCATCGATATCAACGTCGGCAAGCACTTTGCCTTTCGCAGCCAAGGCGGATACATGCTGACGCGCTTCGAGCAAGACCAAAAGAAGAGAAAGAATCAGAACGACGCTCGCTTCCTGGTCGGAATCGTCCTGCACTAGAGCATCAGACGCCTGAGGGGTCCTGACGAAAGGACCCCTTTGGGCGCCGCTTAGTTCACCAAAGGCCCGGCGACCAGCGTCAATCGAACGAATTCAGGGCTCTGATTCACCCTCCAACTCCCATTCCTTGGATCCCAAACCCAAAGGTCAAAATCGACTCCCATTCAACTCCCAATACCCGTTTCTGAGGGTTCCTCAGGGCTCTTTCGAGTGCCACTCGTGCCTTGTTATGAACCACATAGCCAATGCCCGTCACGCTCAGAACCCAAAGGTCGGTGGTTCAAATCCACGCCCGCAACCATTTTGAAGCCGTTCCCGCAAGGGGAACGGCTTTCTTATTGGTCGGGCCGCCGAACCTCGTCGGTCGTGTGGCGACGTGCAGCACCGATTGCGTTTCGGGGGAGTTGATGCCCTGGTTGCGTGACCGTAACACTCGTCACGTGCTCTGGTATGCTCACGTCAAGGTGCTCAGGAGAATAATTTTCTTTGCTGGGATCGCGGCCGCGGCCAGCGGTTTCGTGTCGCCTCCGATTGCGCTGGCGCTGGGCCTGGTATTTGGGCTGACGATTCAACATCCTCTTGCGCGGCAGGCGCGCGTCGGGTCGCGCTGGCTGTTGCAGGCGTCGGTGGTGGCGCTGGGCTTTGGGATGGACCTGCACGAGGTGATCCAGGCCGGTCGCTCGGGTTTTTTCTACACCGCGCTGACGATTACGGCGTCGCTGCTGCTGGGCATGGGACTGGGCCGCCTCGCGGGCGTGGGCGGCACCGCGTCGTTCCTGATCTCGACCGGCACGGCAATTTGCGGCGGCAGTGCGATCGCCGCGGTGGGGCCGATCGCCAACGCCACCGACGAAGAGATGGCGGTCTCGCTGGGCACGGTGTTCGTGCTGAACTCCGTGGCCCTGCTGTCGTTCCCGGCGATCGGGTGGGCGCTGCACTTGAGCCAGCCGCAGTTTGGTCTGTGGTCGGCGCTGGCGATTCATGACACCAGTTCGGTGGTTGGTGCGGCTGCGCGCTATGGGGCGGTTGCGCTGGCGGTGGGAACCACGGTGAAGCTGGCGCGGGCTTTGTGGATTGTGCCGCTGGCGCTGGCGACGGCTGCGGTGAAGAAGAGCCACACGAGAATTCAGTGGCCCTGGTTCATCCTGCTGTTTTGCCTGGCGGCAGTGGTCAATACGTATGTGCCGCGGTTCGCGCCGGCCTATGCGGTGTTGAATCACGCGGGACGCATCGGGTTGACGGTGACGCTGTTCCTGATCGGCAGCGGACTCTCGCGGCAAACGCTACGCGAGGTCGGCGTACGACCGCTGGCACAGGGCGTTGCGCTGTGGGCGGTGGTTGCCGTCGGGTCGCTGCTGCTGATTCGCGCCGGCTGGATCGCGCTCTAACGCGGCGGCTGCCGTGACTTCTTACCGCGATGTGGGAAGTCCGCGAGCAGCGCATCCTGTCAAACCGCATTTCCTGCTAACATGCGCGCACTCGCATGCCGCCAACGCCACTTCGTCGCAAAATCCCTGCTTGCCGGGAAGTTGCCGGATGAGGCCGCTCATCGCTCGAGTCCTGGGAGTTGTTTTCTACTGCGGTCTGGCGCTGTGCAGCGCGGCCGCAGCGCGGAAGCCGCTGGAGATTTACTTCGTTGACGTGGAGGGTGGACAGGCCACGCTCATCGTGGCACCCTCGGGCGAGTCACTGCTGATCGACACCGGATGGCCGGGCTTCAACGGACGTGACGCCGACCGCATCGTATCGGTGGCGAACTCGGCCGGACTGAAGCAGATTGACTACGTGCTCATCACCCACTACCACCGCGACCACGTGGGCGGAGCGCCGCAACTGGCCGAGCGCATCAGGGTGGGAACGTTTCTCGACCACGGTCCCAACCGCGAGGACCAGGGCGAGACGCCGGCACGGTTTGCGGATTACGAGAAGCTGCTGACTGGCGCAAATCGCCGGGTGATGAAGCCGGGCGACAAGCTGAAACTGAAAGACGCCACGCTAACCGTGCTCACCGCAGACGGCGAACACATCGGAAAGGCGCTGCACGGCGCCGGGCAGCCAAATCCACTGTGCGCTTTTGAAAAAGACTGGCCGGTGGATTCGACCGAGAACGCGCGTTCGCTGGGCACGCTGCTCACGTACGGCAAGTTTCGCTTCATCGATCTGGGCGACCTGACGAAGAAGAAGGAAGTCGAGCTGGCGTGCCCGGACAATCTGGTCGGGACGGTGGACGTTTACCTGACCACGCATCATGGGCTCGACCAGTCGAATGCGCGAGCGCTGGTGCACGCGCTGCGGCCGCGGGTGGCCATCATGAACAATGGCGCGCGAAAAGGCGGGATTCCCGAGGCGTGGCAAACGGTGCATGACTCGCCCGGCCTGGAAGATATGTGGCAGCTGCACTACGCGGTGCAGTCGGATGCCGCTCACAATGTTGCGGCGGATCACATCGCCAATTCGGAGGAGAGTTGCCAGGGCGCGTATCTGAAGCTCTCAGCGCAGCCGGACGGCAGCTTCACCGTGTTCAACCCGCGTAATCAGGCCTCGAAGACATATGCCGCCCGGTGAAGCTCCGCGTTGCGCTGTGTATGTGGACATGGGCGCCGCCAACACGCGCGCGTGGCTGCTCGAGGGCGAGAGGGTGCTGGCGCGGGCAGCGCGTCCGGTTGGGGTTCGCGACTCGGCACGAGCGGGCTCGCCGGAAGCCCTACGACAGGGCCTGCGGGAGCTGATTGCGGAGCTGCGTGGCTCGGCAGTGGACAATGAGCCGCAGGTCGTGGCCGCTGCCGGCATGATCACGTCGCCGCAGGGGCTTTGCGAAGTTCCGCATGTGCCATCTCCAGCGGGCGTGGAGGAACTGGCGGCTGCGGCGCGCTGGACTGAACTCAAGGACGTGACCGAGCTGCCTGCTCTGCTGGCAACCGGCATTCGCAGCGGTCCGCCGCGCATGGCCGCCATGCGGATCGGCACGGCGGATGTGATGCGCGGCGAAGAAACGCTGTGCGTGGGCCTGGCGGCGCTTGGCCTCGTCAAGTCGCCGGGGGTCGTGCTCAGCCTGGGCTCGCACTGGAAGGCGATCCAGATCAACGCCGGCGGACAGATTGAAGGCAGCGTTACTTCGCTTGCCGGGGAACTGCTGCACACCGCGCAGACGCATACGGTCCTGGCAAGTTCATTACCCCCTGAGCGCCCGGCCACACTCGCGGTGCCGTGGCTCGACGCGGGAATGCGCGAGCAGCGGCGTTCGGGCCATGCGCGGGTGTTGTTCGGCGTGCGGCTGCTCGATCTGGCCGGGCAGGGAACGCCGGACGAGCGTTACGCATACGCGGCGGGCGCGTTTATCGCGTCGGAGATGGATGCGCTGATGTCGCTGGGCGTGCTGGCGAAAAACGTCCCGGTTGCGATTGTTGGTTCAGATGCGATTGCGGGTGGCTGGCTGCATGCGCTCACGGCGGCCGGCGTGCCGGGCGGCATTGTCTCGCCGGCTGACTCCGAGCGCGGATTCCTGGCGGGGCTGAGCAGAATCATGTTGCGTGCGATTGAGTTGCGATCGGCTGCTAATCCTTCCAGCCCGGCCGGCGGCCATGGCGACGGATGCTCTCGCCGGCCAGTGACTTAACAAGATCGTCAGCCGCCGGAGGCGCGAAGAACGGCGATGACGGCCTCGTCGAGCGTAGTCTTGCCTTCGAGATACGGCTTCCAGTGCGTGTCGAGCGCCGCGCGGAACTGACCCATGCCGCCCTGCCAGATGCCGTTCGCGTCGGCGTACGGGGCGTGCGAGCTGCCGACGATCTCGCGCGTGACGTAACCGGCCGTATAGAAAATGAGAGCGTGCGTCAGGCCGTTGGGGATCTTGCCGATGGCCCCGGCGCCCTTGCGGAATCGATCGAGGAGCGGTCCGTCCCACTGGTGCATTGCCTCGTGAAAGAGAACCTCGAAGCCCGACGATCCGTCGTGCGCCGCGGGAAGACTCGCGACGACGATGAGCGGACCGCGCGTCGAGTAGGCGCCGGCCCAGTTCGTGTAGGCGGAGACTTGAACCGGCACGCCGCCAGGCGCCCACTGCTCGCCGTACACCACGGCGATGGAGAACCTGATGAACATGCGCATGTTTCTCAAGACGCAGCAGATCGTATCGAAGTTTGGCATATCAGCGGTGCTCGCTCGAGATGGCGGCGGTTGGTCGTTGACGGATCCAGCTTACGCGCGTTTGCGCCGGCGGTGCCTCCCAACAACCCGATGGGCATGAATCGCCCGATGCCGCGCGCGCTTGGTGCGCGACGCAGACAACCACGCGCTCCAGGTGGAACAAGCGACGATCAACAAGCAGAAGACGACGAAGCTGGCGATGACGCTGCGCTCCGGCGGCGGCTTTGTTACGGTGATCTCGAAGTAGACGATCAGCGCGCGGGCGGGCGCGCGCTGCGCGTAGCAGCAACTGGCCGGCGCCCTTCTCTACATCGAGCCGGTCGCAACAGGCTGGCTCTGGGGCCTGCGGCGCGGTATGTTCATCTGTTAACTTGGAGCGAGAAACAGCGTGAGCGAAGCCTTCATTTGCGACGCGGTGCGGACGCCCTTTGGACGGTATGGCGGGGCGCTGGCCGCAATACGCGCGGATGATCTCGCGGCGCTGCCGCTGCGGGCGCTGGTTGAGCGCAACCCGCCCGTGGACTGGGCCGCGCTCGATGACGTGATCTATGGCTGCGCCAACCAGGCAGGCGAAGATAACCGCAACGTGGCGCGGATGGCCTTGCTGCTGGCGGGCATTCCGCCTGTGGCGCCGGGCAGCACGGTGAACCGGCTGTGCGGCTCGAGCCTGGACGCGCTGGCCATCGCGGCGCGCGCCATCAAGGCGGGTGAAGCTGATCTGATCGTCGCCGGGGGCGTGGAGAGCATGAGCCGCGCGCCGTTCGTGATGGGCAAGGCGGAGAGCGCGTTCAGCCGCAATGCTCAGGTTTACGACACGACCATCGGCTGGCGCTTCGTGAATCCACTGATGAAGAGCAGGTATGGCGTGGATTCGATGCCGGAAACCGGCGAGAACGTGGCGGAGCAGTTCAGTGTTTCGCGTGCCGATCAGGACGCGTTCGCTCTGCGTTCGCAACAGCGCTGGGCGCGCGCTCATGCCAGTTGTTTCTTCAAGAACGAAGTCATCCCCGTCACGATTGCGGGCAAGGGCGGCGAGCCGAAAAGCTTCGACACGGACGAGCACCCACGTCCCGGCACGACGCTGGAAGCGCTCGCGAAACTCAAGCCGGTGGTGAAGCCCGGTGGCACGGTGACTGCCGGAAACGCGTCGGGCGTGAACGATGGCGCGGCCGCGCTGCTGGTGGCTTCCGAGGCAGCGGCCGCGCGGCATGGGCTGAGGCCGCGAGCGCGCATTATCGCCGCTGCTGCCGCGGGAATTGAACCGCGCATCATGGGCTTTGCTCCGGTGCCGGCCACGCGCAAGGTCCTGGCCAAGGCCGGCCTGAAGCTTTCGCAAATGGACGTGATCGAACTGAACGAAGCGTTTGCGGCGCAGGCGCTCGCGGTTACGCGCGATCTCGGCCTGCCCGACGACGCCGAGCATGTGAACCCGAATGGCGGTGCGATCGCGATCGGACACCCGCTGGGAGCGAGCGGCGCGCGGCTGGCGACCACGGCCGTGAATCAGCTTCACGCTTCCGCAGGGAAGTACGCGCTCTGTACCATGTGCATCGGCGTGGGCCAGGGAATCGCGGTCGTTCTGGAGCGCGTCTAAGCAGTCATCGGAAATTCGCCCAGGCGGTAGTGGGTTTTGCCATGTTCTTCCGGGCCGCGGATTTCAGCAAGGAGCGGAGATGCCAGTCACCGGATCGGCACCGGCCGTAGCGCAGTTTGGCGTGATCGGGCTGGGCGTCATGGGGCAGAACCTGGCGCTCAACATCGAAGACCACGGCATCAGCGTGGCTGTGTGGAACCTGCGGCCCGAGGCGGTTGACCACTTTCTTGCCGAGAACGCCGGCCGTCGCCTGGTGGGCAGCAAAGGCCTGAGCGAGTTCGTCCGCTCGCTGCAGCGGCCGCGTCGCATCCTCATGATGATCACCGCGGGAAACCCGGTGGACGAGATGCTCGCGCGCTTGTCCCCGCTGCTTGAGCCCGGCGACATTGTGATTGACGGCGGCAACTCCTTCTTCAAGGACACGCAGCGGCGCGAAGCCGAGATGCGCGCGCGTAACCTGAACTTTTTCGGCATGGGTGTTTCGGGAGGCGCGGAAGGCGCGCGCCATGGGCCGTCGCTGATGCCGGGCGGGGCAAAGGAAGCCTACGAGCACATGCGGCCTACGTTGGAAGCGATTGCGGCGCGCTCCGATTCCGGGCCCTGCGTCACCTGGGTTGGCCCCGACGGCGCCGGTCACTTCGTGAAGATGGTGCACAATGGCATCGAGTACGGCGACATGCAGCTTATCGCCGAGGCGTACGACATCCTGCGCAAGGCGCTGCGCCTGGGCGCGGCGGAGCTGGCGGAAATCTTCGAGACGTGGAACCGCGGCCCGCTCGAGTCGTACCTGATCGACATCACGGCGCAGATCTTCACGGTCGCCGATCCGGAAACCGGCAAGCCGCTGGTGGACGTCGTTCTCGACGCAGCCGAGCAGAAGGGAACCGGCAAGTGGACGGCGCAGGTGGCGCTCGATCTTGTCGTGCCGGTTCCGACCACCGCCGCGGCGATTGACGCGCGCGGGCTGAGCAGCCTGAAGAACGAGCGTGTGGTTGCGGCGGAAAAATATCCGCGCGATGCGGTGGCGTACAAAGGTGATAAGCGCGGGCTGATCGAAGCGGTGCACGACGCACTCTACGCCGCCAAGATCTGCTCCTACGCGCAGGGCATGGGACTGATCCGCGCCGGTTCGAACGAATACAGTTGGAACATCAGCCTGCGGGAGATGGCGCGGATCTGGAAGGCGGGCTGCATCATTCGCGCGCGGTTGCTCGACGCGATCATGAAAGGGTTCGAGCGCACGCCTGACCTTCCCAACCTGCTGCTCGACTCCGAGTTTCAGCGCGCGGTCACGGCCGCGATGCCGAAGTGGCGCCGCGCGGTATGCGTGGCCGCTGAACTGTGCATTCCGGTGCCGGCCATGTCGGCCTCGCTGGCCTACCTGGACAGCTACACCTCGGCACAGCTTCCGCAAAACCTCACCCAGGCGCAGCGCGACTTCTTCGGTGCGCATACGTATCATCGCGCCGACCGGCCCACGGCGCCGGCGGCACACACCGACTGGAGTGCGCTGGCGCGCACGCCTGGGAAAGCGGCGAAGTAGAGAAAGGACACCATGAGCGCGGTAATCGAGGCCGTCAGCCCGCAGAAGGTAGGCACTCCGCAACTGCCCAAGGGCGATTCATGCGTCCTGGTGATTTTCGGCGCGTCCGGCGACCTGGCGCGCCGCAAGCTGATTCCCGCGCTCTACGACCTGACGTGCGTGGGCTGTATGCATCCCGAGTTCGAGGTCCTCGGCACCGGTCGCACACCAATGGACACCGCCACCTTTCGGACGCGCATGCGCGAGGCGGTGTCGCAGGCGCGCGGCTCGGTGGACTTCGACGGCCAGCGCTGGCGCGATTTTGAAAAGCGATTGCACTACATCGCCGGCGACCTCGCCGACAAGCGCTTCTATGGCGAACTGCACGACAAGCTGGAAGAGATGCGCGGCAGCGGGTCGAGTCCGAATCATCTCTTTTATCTTTCGGTGCCGGCGTCAGCGGCGCCGCAAGTGGTGGAAGGACTGGGAGCGGTTGGGCTCAACCGGAACGAGCACGGCTGGTCGCGCATTGTCGTGGAGAAACCGTTCGGCCGCGACCTGCAATCGGCACAGAAGTTGAACGACATTCTGCTGGGCGTCTTCCGCGAGCGCGAGATCTACCGTATTGATCATTACCTGGGCAAGGAAACCGTCCAGAACATCCTCGTCTTCCGCTTCGGCAATACGGTTTTCGAGCCGGTGTGGAACCGCAACTATGTGGACTGGGTGGAGATCACCGCGGCGGAAACCGTGGGCGTGGAAGACCGCGCTGCGTTCTATGAGGAAACCGGCGCGCTGCGCGACATGGTGGCCAACCACCTGCTGCAACTTTTGGCGCTGACCGGGATGGAGCCGCCGATCGCGTTCGAGGCTGACGCCGTGCGCGAGCAGAAGGTGCAACTGTTCCGCTCGATCCGGCCGATGAACCTGGAGGACGTGGCGCGCTGCACCGTGCGCGGACAGTACGGCCCCGGCGTGATCAATGGCGAGCCTGTTCGGGGATATCGCCAGGAGCGCGGAGTGAATCCCAACTCGAATACCGAGACGTACGTCGCGCTGCAGTTCAACATTGACAACTGGCGCTGGGCGGGCGTGCCGTTTTTCATCCGCACGGGCAAGCGGCTGGCGCGGCAGGACACGGAAATCCGCGTCCACTTCAAACGCACGCCGCAGGCGCTGTTCGCGCGCACGCCGGCCGAGGAGATGGAGCCAAACGTCATCGCCGTCCAGATCCAGCCGGATGAAGGCATCAGCATTGCGTTTGGCGCCAAGCGCCCCGGCTCACACATGAGCACGCTGCCGGTACAGGCGCGCTTCTCATACCAGTCCATGTTCGGCGCCGCGCTGCCGACGGCTTATGAGACGCTACTGGTCGACGCGATGCGCGGTGACGCCACGCTGTTCACGCGCCGCGACGAGGTGGAATCGGAGTGGCGCATCATCACCCCCATCGAGGACGCGTGGACGCGGCTTCCGCCGCCAAAGTTCCCCAACTACCCGGCCGGCAGTGAAGGCCCGGTCGAGGCGAACAAACTGATCGCCGATGGCCGCAACTGGCGTCGGCTGGCGTGATCGGGGTTCATGAGCGAATCCAGCCCACTCACGCGCGCAACGGCATTCCAGAATAGCGTTCAGATAATTGCTCTGCCCGACGCGCCGGCGGTGGCGCGTCGCGCAGCTGAGATGATCGTGCACGACGCGAGCGAGGCGATTGCGGCGCGCGAGCAGTTCCTTTTCGTCCTCGCCGGTGGCACGGCGCCACGGCCCACGTACGAGCAACTGGCGAAGCCTGAGTGCAGTTCGCGCGTTGACTGGAAGCGCACGCATGTTTTCTGGGGCGATGAGCGGTACGTCCCGCCGACCGACCCACAGAGCAACTTCCGCATGTGCAACGAGACACTTGTGCGGCATGTGCCTCTATCGGAGAGCAATGTTCATCGCGTGCCGACCGAAGTGTCGCCGGCTGACGCGGCTGCGAGCGCGTACGAACAGGAAGTCCGGCGAGTGACCGGCACAGCAGAGCGAGAGTGGCCGCGCTTCGACGTGGTTCTGCTCGGGCTAGGCACGAATGGGCACACCGCGTCGCTTTTTCCGCATTCGCCGGTGCTGCGGGAGAGGTCGCGTTTGGTGGCAGCCGACTTTGTGGCCGAGGTGAACGCGTGGCGCATTACCATGACCGTGCCGGTGCTGAACCAGGCACACAACACGATCTTGATCGCGACCGGAAAAGAGAAGGCGGAAGTCGTACGCGATGTGATCACCGGTGCGCGTGAGCCGGAACGCCTGCCCGCACAGTTCATTCACCCTGTTGCCGGCACACTCACCTGGCTGCTCGACAAGGCTTCCGCGGCTCTCCTGCCGGCGGGCGTTGTGAAGACTGCAGCCGAGTAACGTCAAGGGCCCGAGTACACGGCGGGC
The sequence above is a segment of the Terriglobales bacterium genome. Coding sequences within it:
- the pgl gene encoding 6-phosphogluconolactonase, translated to MSESSPLTRATAFQNSVQIIALPDAPAVARRAAEMIVHDASEAIAAREQFLFVLAGGTAPRPTYEQLAKPECSSRVDWKRTHVFWGDERYVPPTDPQSNFRMCNETLVRHVPLSESNVHRVPTEVSPADAAASAYEQEVRRVTGTAEREWPRFDVVLLGLGTNGHTASLFPHSPVLRERSRLVAADFVAEVNAWRITMTVPVLNQAHNTILIATGKEKAEVVRDVITGAREPERLPAQFIHPVAGTLTWLLDKASAALLPAGVVKTAAE
- the zwf gene encoding glucose-6-phosphate dehydrogenase; this encodes MSAVIEAVSPQKVGTPQLPKGDSCVLVIFGASGDLARRKLIPALYDLTCVGCMHPEFEVLGTGRTPMDTATFRTRMREAVSQARGSVDFDGQRWRDFEKRLHYIAGDLADKRFYGELHDKLEEMRGSGSSPNHLFYLSVPASAAPQVVEGLGAVGLNRNEHGWSRIVVEKPFGRDLQSAQKLNDILLGVFREREIYRIDHYLGKETVQNILVFRFGNTVFEPVWNRNYVDWVEITAAETVGVEDRAAFYEETGALRDMVANHLLQLLALTGMEPPIAFEADAVREQKVQLFRSIRPMNLEDVARCTVRGQYGPGVINGEPVRGYRQERGVNPNSNTETYVALQFNIDNWRWAGVPFFIRTGKRLARQDTEIRVHFKRTPQALFARTPAEEMEPNVIAVQIQPDEGISIAFGAKRPGSHMSTLPVQARFSYQSMFGAALPTAYETLLVDAMRGDATLFTRRDEVESEWRIITPIEDAWTRLPPPKFPNYPAGSEGPVEANKLIADGRNWRRLA